A genomic stretch from Telmatocola sphagniphila includes:
- a CDS encoding alpha/beta hydrolase: MALLVMMLLPIWGDRMPGPMPTGKEGMPGIYAYEAPKDKKNGCAVVVCPGGGYGFLAMDHEGKQVANFLNQHGVTVFVLKYRIADKNLKGPIEPAPMLDVQRAIRWARFKSKDYGIDPKRIGVMGFSAGGHLASTAATHFDSGNKEAKDPIDQVSSRPDFAILAYPVISMGPVTHGGSRTNLIGNKPDTKLVEFYSNEKQVTKDTPPTFLVHTEEDKAVKVDNSKLFKEACEKHGVPVQLVTYEKGQHGLGLGNTVKDLPFSKWPDELIKWMNSRKLLDK; this comes from the coding sequence ATGGCTCTTTTGGTTATGATGCTCCTCCCTATCTGGGGCGATAGGATGCCCGGCCCGATGCCCACGGGTAAAGAGGGCATGCCTGGCATTTATGCTTACGAAGCCCCCAAAGATAAAAAGAATGGTTGCGCCGTAGTAGTTTGCCCCGGTGGAGGTTATGGCTTTCTGGCTATGGATCATGAAGGCAAGCAAGTCGCGAACTTTCTTAACCAGCACGGCGTGACTGTTTTCGTGTTGAAATATCGTATCGCTGATAAAAATTTGAAAGGTCCCATCGAGCCCGCACCGATGCTGGACGTCCAACGAGCCATTCGCTGGGCGAGATTCAAATCAAAAGATTATGGCATAGATCCCAAGCGAATTGGCGTCATGGGATTCTCTGCGGGTGGGCATTTGGCCTCGACGGCCGCCACGCATTTCGATTCCGGAAATAAAGAAGCCAAAGATCCCATTGATCAGGTCAGCAGTCGTCCAGATTTTGCAATTCTGGCTTATCCCGTTATCAGCATGGGCCCTGTCACGCACGGCGGTAGCCGTACCAACTTAATTGGGAACAAACCGGATACTAAGCTCGTGGAATTTTACTCTAACGAGAAGCAGGTGACCAAGGATACGCCTCCGACATTCCTGGTACACACCGAAGAAGACAAAGCCGTCAAAGTGGATAACAGCAAGCTCTTCAAGGAAGCCTGCGAAAAGCACGGCGTACCAGTCCAATTGGTAACCTATGAGAAAGGTCAACACGGCCTGGGGCTTGGTAACACGGTAAAAGACCTCCCATTTTCAAAATGGCCCGACGAACTTATCAAATGGATGAACTCTCGCAAACTCCTTGACAAGTAA
- the rpe gene encoding ribulose-phosphate 3-epimerase: MISIAPSILAADFSKLGELVHQVDLGGANRIHVDVMDGHFVPNLSMGPVVVKGLRPITKLPLEVHLMVDNPSRFVDSFLQAGADTLIVHFEVVSDPLPLIQEIRGRGRKVGLAINPGTSVDVLKDYITDIDLALCMTVWPGFGGQSFLPESPERIQKLRELIEKLNPRCELEVDGGVDLQTAPVCVRHGADVLVAGTAIFGSPKGPKLATEQLGRIRAEELE; encoded by the coding sequence ATGATTTCCATTGCTCCATCCATCTTGGCGGCTGATTTTTCCAAGTTGGGTGAACTCGTTCATCAGGTCGACCTGGGAGGAGCAAACCGAATTCACGTCGACGTCATGGATGGCCACTTCGTTCCGAATCTGAGTATGGGTCCGGTGGTAGTGAAAGGGCTGCGCCCGATCACCAAGCTTCCACTGGAAGTGCATCTGATGGTCGATAATCCTTCCCGATTCGTGGATTCCTTTCTACAAGCCGGCGCAGATACTTTAATCGTCCACTTTGAAGTTGTCTCGGATCCTCTGCCGCTGATCCAAGAGATCCGCGGCCGAGGTCGAAAAGTGGGTCTGGCGATCAATCCCGGGACTTCCGTTGATGTCCTGAAGGATTACATCACCGATATTGATCTGGCGCTGTGCATGACCGTGTGGCCGGGTTTTGGAGGACAGTCATTCCTGCCGGAAAGTCCGGAGCGAATCCAGAAACTCCGAGAGCTCATCGAAAAACTGAATCCTCGCTGTGAACTCGAAGTGGATGGGGGCGTCGATCTTCAAACCGCACCGGTGTGCGTTCGACACGGAGCCGATGTTCTGGTCGCGGGCACAGCGATTTTTGGTTCTCCCAAAGGCCCTAAATTAGCAACGGAACAACTCGGCCGAATTCGAGCGGAAGAACTCGAGTAG
- a CDS encoding sigma 54-interacting transcriptional regulator produces MRARLVVVEGNVTPRVFEISRGEQLILGRSQKKAMMVLADDYVSSTHARIYNEGIRWFLENEGQNGTLVNGKRYDREDKICQLENSSEIQIINNRFKFTLVQAGPSPDRSEDTSAQSTMRFEDEIKQLHAFISQTSKEVDLKKFLELAMEYLQVMLRANVIGYLRSDPILSEPKLVIPRNHSLDIQLSQKLSRWATVEGGTVQLRSRSVELDSASLADFKDALCAPLVYNDKKFGTLHVYSHEREFTSRDKSIFEIALPFLIGRINQFQEQSEALYGQRVEDSADSSYVMVGQSPPMQELLRQIKNVSRHEKSVLILGESGVGKELVAREIHKLSLRAGRGFVPVNCAAIPDGLLESHLFGHEIGAFTGATKKHIGVFREADDGILFLDELGEMSDACQAKLLRVLEQGTIRSVGGSQDEKVDVRIIAATNADLAKMKDQKRFRADLFYRLNVLRVIVPPLRERLSDIPLLIEHFAKKNSDVELRIDESGWEALQQHTWPGNIRELRNTLDRIYCNAADMVINGDLVRNHLDEEYGQILDLPELNIEKLEILAIEQALKKTNWNMARAALITGLNRDTLYRKLAKHGIRRPESNRDDIPD; encoded by the coding sequence ATGCGCGCCAGACTCGTCGTAGTGGAAGGTAATGTCACCCCTCGAGTTTTTGAAATTAGTCGCGGAGAGCAGTTGATTCTCGGTCGAAGTCAAAAAAAAGCGATGATGGTGCTGGCTGATGATTATGTCTCGAGTACTCATGCGCGGATTTACAATGAAGGGATCCGCTGGTTTTTGGAAAATGAAGGGCAGAACGGCACTCTCGTCAACGGCAAGCGTTACGATCGCGAAGACAAGATATGTCAGCTCGAGAATTCCAGCGAAATCCAGATCATCAACAATCGTTTCAAATTCACTCTGGTGCAAGCGGGTCCCTCCCCGGATCGCTCAGAGGATACCTCTGCACAGAGTACGATGCGATTCGAGGATGAAATTAAGCAACTCCACGCATTCATCAGCCAAACTTCCAAGGAAGTGGATTTGAAGAAATTCCTGGAGTTGGCAATGGAATACCTTCAAGTCATGCTGCGAGCTAATGTCATCGGCTATTTAAGAAGCGATCCCATACTCAGCGAACCGAAACTGGTAATACCTCGAAATCACAGTCTCGACATTCAACTCAGCCAGAAGTTATCCCGGTGGGCAACCGTGGAAGGCGGAACCGTTCAATTGCGCAGCCGAAGTGTTGAACTCGACAGTGCGAGTCTTGCGGATTTCAAAGACGCTTTGTGTGCTCCCCTGGTGTACAACGACAAAAAATTCGGCACTCTCCACGTCTATTCTCACGAAAGAGAGTTCACTTCCCGGGACAAGTCCATCTTCGAGATTGCACTTCCGTTTCTGATTGGGCGCATCAATCAATTTCAGGAGCAAAGCGAGGCTCTTTATGGGCAAAGAGTTGAGGACTCGGCCGATTCCAGTTATGTCATGGTCGGCCAAAGTCCCCCGATGCAGGAGTTACTCCGGCAGATAAAAAATGTAAGCCGTCATGAAAAATCGGTTTTGATACTTGGCGAGAGTGGCGTCGGTAAAGAACTCGTCGCTCGCGAAATCCACAAGCTGAGTTTGCGGGCGGGACGAGGCTTCGTTCCCGTGAATTGTGCCGCCATTCCAGATGGATTACTCGAATCGCATTTATTCGGTCATGAGATCGGGGCTTTCACCGGGGCCACTAAAAAACACATTGGAGTCTTTCGGGAAGCAGACGATGGAATTCTGTTTCTCGATGAATTGGGGGAGATGTCAGACGCCTGCCAGGCTAAATTGCTGCGAGTCCTCGAACAGGGAACCATTCGCTCGGTGGGCGGATCCCAAGATGAAAAGGTCGATGTCCGAATCATCGCGGCGACCAATGCGGATCTTGCGAAAATGAAGGATCAGAAGCGATTTCGCGCGGATCTGTTCTATCGGTTGAATGTTTTGCGAGTTATCGTTCCTCCGTTGCGTGAACGGTTGTCCGATATCCCGCTGCTGATCGAGCATTTCGCAAAAAAAAATAGCGACGTCGAGTTACGGATCGACGAATCGGGCTGGGAGGCACTCCAGCAGCACACATGGCCCGGCAACATTCGCGAATTGCGGAATACTCTCGATCGAATCTACTGCAATGCGGCTGATATGGTGATTAACGGGGATTTGGTGAGGAATCACTTAGATGAGGAATACGGCCAAATCCTGGATCTGCCAGAGCTGAATATTGAAAAGCTGGAAATCCTAGCAATCGAACAGGCTCTTAAGAAAACCAACTGGAATATGGCTCGCGCAGCACTAATTACAGGACTTAATCGGGATACCCTTTATCGCAAACTCGCCAAGCACGGTATACGACGTCCCGAGTCGAATCGTGACGATATTCCCGACTAA
- the thyX gene encoding FAD-dependent thymidylate synthase produces the protein MSNHNGGSEMKIIHEPSVYVVGRQYLDDGELNRFLTDHGVTWQSDSEVAAEVLTESAGRICYMSFAKPRPGGNSTYLKHIKEVGHGSVLEHAVWNLVFTGVSRALTHELIRHRAGMGYSQLSQRYVDESVAEYVEPKIIASDPELHQIWQDAVRQMHEAYLKLSEGLNIKLTDPKLAAEAGLPPDADRTTRRKSARQAARSVLPNATETKIFVTANARAIRHFLEMRGSAAADVEIRQLANKVLEVMQKESPNLFGDYERIPLPDGTFEITTAFRKV, from the coding sequence ATGTCCAACCACAATGGTGGATCGGAAATGAAGATCATCCATGAACCCAGCGTTTACGTCGTGGGGCGTCAGTATCTCGACGACGGGGAACTAAATCGTTTCCTGACCGATCATGGTGTGACCTGGCAAAGCGATAGCGAAGTTGCTGCGGAAGTGTTGACCGAGTCGGCCGGCCGCATCTGCTATATGTCTTTTGCTAAACCTCGGCCGGGCGGTAACAGCACTTATCTCAAACACATCAAAGAAGTTGGACACGGTTCTGTACTGGAACATGCCGTTTGGAATCTGGTGTTCACCGGTGTCTCGCGAGCGCTCACGCACGAATTGATCCGGCACCGGGCCGGGATGGGATACTCCCAGTTGAGCCAACGTTACGTGGACGAATCGGTAGCCGAATATGTCGAGCCCAAGATCATTGCATCTGACCCGGAACTGCATCAGATCTGGCAGGATGCAGTTCGTCAGATGCATGAAGCCTACTTGAAGTTATCGGAAGGCTTGAACATAAAATTGACCGATCCGAAGTTGGCGGCGGAAGCCGGATTGCCGCCGGATGCAGACCGGACCACCCGGCGCAAATCTGCCCGCCAAGCCGCGCGGAGCGTGCTGCCAAATGCTACGGAAACCAAGATATTCGTAACGGCAAATGCTCGGGCGATTCGCCACTTTCTGGAAATGCGGGGATCTGCGGCGGCGGACGTCGAGATTCGTCAGCTCGCCAATAAGGTGCTGGAAGTTATGCAGAAAGAAAGCCCGAATCTCTTTGGGGATTACGAGAGAATCCCGCTACCGGATGGAACGTTCGAGATCACCACTGCTTTTAGAAAAGTGTAA
- a CDS encoding cation-translocating P-type ATPase family protein, which yields MHREIEHAGEIFERPKTLGIYLFTSLLLLLLLADIWVPFSACLSATFGTSLPSWRSQEIYGFRLAQIAAILGGARVLFGSLEKLFAGKISADLATAIACIAAIAMNEPLIAAEVIVIGLVGECLEIWTFERARQGVQKLIEVFPLRCWKLVDGQEQRVFTSELAVGDTILVKPGGKIPVDGTILEGTSSIDLSALTGESLPVDKKAGDIVLAGSVNQFGALTIRADQVASATAVGHMILQTAQALKNKAQVERQVDRLATWFLPALLAVAFAVFALNVFVLTGPWKAIESRLNLAAAARQSLYPTLGVLVVACPCALLLATPAAVIAALGRLAGTGIVIKGGAVIEKLASIRALAFDKTGTLTQAKLKLRIIKPIGSVSESDILRLAGAIEKFSEHPIAACILEEVKSRNLDLPSATEFQAYPGAGASGLVDGQKVLIGNGRFLQSEGVPILDISEEWEKASEASATILYVAVDSRLIGILGVQDTIRLEAADVLAALRADGIDRFAILTGDRSNVAGEIGHALNISDVHGELFPQQKADWLKLHPDYAYIGDGINDALALATAPVGLAIRHPQSDSAAEAGDVILYGDPLGHLPLLMRLSRETVKVIRQNILVFAFLVNLIGVVLVGLLWPLIFGGGPVYEKSPLVGVIYHQFGSLAVLLNSLRLLFFERKSSALGFFKIKIALKSFDIWVDRYFNLDHLIHEITHHANKLTAGLAGLLLVLWALSGLVQVGPDEIGICKRFGHIEELLEPGLHLRYPFLVEETIKLKPNAVRNVELGFRVNLNSTGSRILAPKSEMALSWTNSHTEDLYRISDESLMLTGDGNLVDVLASVQYIVDDPAAYLTTCEDTERLVRLTFESLLRERLAGEAFLDLLTIRRNQLVTELLLALNERLQSIHPQKLGIELVGMTLPDLHPPTSVVPAYHDVARAIQGRDQQINQALAESIRKRSRAEEDAGYLTRIAEAAAAEKVRQAEGARDAFLAWVKFRSQITEDEERAIQTQIAEPQQREKARAELLTMKRQLTEFRLSLEAAVQFLKGRDKVLIDADKVPGKRSFFLLDPEVLKVIMPSDPKP from the coding sequence ATGCACAGAGAAATTGAACATGCCGGCGAAATATTCGAGCGTCCCAAAACGCTGGGCATCTATCTGTTCACATCCTTATTGCTCCTGTTGCTTTTGGCCGATATCTGGGTTCCATTCTCCGCATGCTTGTCTGCCACGTTCGGTACTTCTCTGCCCTCCTGGCGATCGCAGGAAATTTACGGCTTTCGGCTGGCTCAAATCGCTGCGATTCTGGGAGGGGCTCGGGTTCTCTTTGGATCTCTGGAAAAACTGTTTGCGGGTAAGATCAGTGCCGATCTCGCCACGGCCATAGCCTGTATAGCGGCCATAGCGATGAACGAACCGCTCATCGCCGCGGAAGTTATCGTCATCGGTCTGGTGGGCGAATGTCTGGAGATCTGGACCTTCGAAAGAGCCCGCCAAGGGGTTCAAAAACTGATCGAAGTCTTTCCACTTCGCTGTTGGAAACTGGTCGATGGGCAGGAACAAAGAGTTTTTACCTCCGAACTTGCAGTTGGGGATACCATTCTGGTCAAACCCGGCGGCAAAATTCCGGTTGATGGTACGATTCTCGAGGGGACTTCTTCGATCGATCTCAGCGCCTTGACCGGAGAAAGTCTTCCGGTGGATAAAAAGGCCGGAGACATAGTCCTCGCGGGAAGCGTCAATCAATTTGGCGCTCTGACGATCCGGGCAGACCAAGTTGCCTCGGCCACGGCCGTCGGACATATGATTCTGCAAACGGCACAGGCGTTGAAAAACAAAGCCCAGGTGGAAAGACAAGTCGATCGACTGGCAACCTGGTTCCTACCCGCACTTCTGGCCGTAGCGTTCGCGGTCTTTGCTTTGAATGTTTTTGTCCTCACCGGGCCATGGAAGGCGATCGAGTCTCGATTGAATCTTGCCGCGGCGGCACGACAAAGCTTATATCCCACTCTGGGTGTGCTGGTCGTGGCGTGTCCTTGCGCCTTACTTCTTGCCACACCTGCGGCTGTGATTGCGGCGTTGGGGCGTCTGGCAGGCACTGGAATTGTTATTAAAGGGGGAGCAGTAATCGAAAAACTGGCCTCGATTCGGGCATTGGCTTTTGACAAAACGGGGACACTCACTCAGGCGAAACTAAAGCTTCGCATCATCAAACCGATCGGTTCTGTATCGGAATCCGACATTTTGAGACTCGCAGGGGCTATTGAAAAATTCAGTGAACATCCCATCGCCGCTTGTATTCTCGAGGAAGTAAAAAGCCGAAATCTCGACCTGCCCTCAGCAACTGAATTTCAAGCCTATCCCGGCGCCGGGGCCAGCGGCCTCGTAGATGGACAAAAAGTTCTGATCGGAAATGGTAGATTTCTTCAGTCCGAAGGTGTGCCGATCCTGGACATTTCTGAGGAATGGGAGAAGGCTTCTGAAGCCAGTGCGACAATTCTCTATGTCGCGGTGGACTCCCGATTAATCGGAATTCTAGGAGTGCAGGATACTATCCGCCTGGAAGCGGCCGATGTTCTCGCAGCCTTACGAGCTGATGGTATCGATCGCTTTGCCATTTTGACGGGGGATCGCTCCAACGTGGCAGGCGAAATCGGTCATGCATTGAACATTTCAGATGTTCACGGAGAGCTTTTCCCTCAGCAGAAGGCCGATTGGCTAAAACTCCACCCCGACTATGCCTATATCGGAGACGGAATCAATGATGCTCTGGCCTTGGCCACGGCCCCTGTAGGATTAGCCATACGGCATCCGCAATCCGATTCAGCCGCCGAGGCCGGGGATGTCATTCTCTACGGTGATCCGCTGGGACATCTGCCGCTGTTGATGCGTTTGTCCCGCGAAACGGTAAAAGTCATCCGCCAGAATATCCTGGTCTTTGCATTCCTCGTCAATCTGATTGGGGTTGTTCTTGTCGGTTTGCTGTGGCCTTTGATTTTCGGCGGCGGACCCGTCTATGAAAAATCCCCACTCGTCGGAGTTATTTATCACCAATTTGGATCTCTCGCGGTACTCCTAAATTCGCTCCGACTCTTGTTCTTTGAACGAAAATCCTCCGCGCTGGGATTCTTTAAAATCAAAATCGCGTTGAAGTCTTTCGATATTTGGGTAGACCGCTATTTCAATTTAGATCATCTGATCCACGAGATCACTCATCATGCCAATAAACTTACCGCAGGCTTGGCGGGATTGCTGTTGGTACTCTGGGCACTTTCTGGACTAGTTCAAGTTGGACCCGATGAGATTGGAATTTGCAAGCGTTTCGGTCATATAGAGGAACTTCTAGAACCTGGCTTGCACCTTCGTTATCCCTTCCTCGTCGAGGAGACGATTAAGCTCAAACCCAACGCCGTACGCAATGTCGAACTAGGATTTCGGGTGAATCTGAATTCAACGGGAAGTCGTATTCTTGCACCCAAATCTGAGATGGCTCTTTCCTGGACGAACTCTCATACCGAAGATCTTTACCGAATCTCGGACGAAAGCCTGATGCTGACTGGGGACGGGAACCTGGTGGATGTGCTGGCGAGCGTTCAATATATCGTTGACGATCCGGCTGCTTATCTGACCACCTGCGAGGACACGGAAAGGCTCGTCCGGCTGACATTTGAATCTCTACTGCGGGAGCGATTGGCGGGAGAGGCCTTTCTGGATTTGTTGACGATTCGCCGCAATCAATTGGTAACCGAGCTATTACTGGCTTTGAATGAACGATTGCAATCGATCCATCCTCAGAAATTGGGGATAGAACTGGTCGGAATGACATTACCTGATTTGCATCCTCCTACTAGCGTCGTGCCGGCCTACCACGACGTGGCTCGGGCGATTCAAGGACGCGATCAGCAAATCAATCAGGCCTTGGCCGAGTCGATTCGTAAGCGTAGTCGAGCCGAGGAGGATGCCGGTTATCTAACTCGTATCGCCGAAGCTGCCGCCGCGGAAAAAGTTCGTCAGGCCGAAGGGGCTCGGGATGCTTTTCTCGCTTGGGTGAAATTCCGTAGCCAGATTACTGAGGATGAGGAACGGGCCATTCAAACTCAAATAGCAGAGCCACAACAGCGTGAGAAAGCCCGGGCCGAATTGCTGACAATGAAGCGACAGCTGACAGAATTCCGCCTGTCCTTGGAAGCAGCCGTGCAATTTTTGAAGGGTCGGGATAAAGTATTGATCGATGCGGATAAGGTGCCGGGAAAGCGAAGTTTCTTTCTGCTTGATCCGGAGGTATTGAAGGTGATAATGCCCAGCGATCCCAAACCGTAA
- a CDS encoding vWA domain-containing protein: MLRLLFPVGLVISLLAAIPALVLLILDVSGREAETNAWLEQKIGVSHHFALSDWAAFFLISLPFLILIFYFLKLKRNSYPISSTFLWKKSVEDLHVNRLLQWLRRNVLLLLQILISLLLILAIMGPRLHGMVGGNRHYILMVDNSASMSATDIQPNRLEWAKREALKEIDASTDGDFGMVIVFNATAEIRQSYTSNRTLLRAAVEAIQPTQCPTKLEEALSLAESLANPARSTENEAVRPDNPEKGKERTYAVVEGIDTQVHLFSDGRFADITDFSLANLQMQLHVPEHSPIGSGDNIGITRFDVLRSELDPTKIQVFLRVNNFRNKAANVSVSVDVLAEGKRLMNSRQRTINLPPRKLIPPEEEGKQAKDIPGESTLELEFSNIAENADIVLHAKLNDCKDSFPLDDEAWLVLGVVRKAKILIAGPGNQVLQYFFESNAVKKLADVTFITPAQLKDSASYLDPALSGVYDLVIFDRCAPSTENEMPRAHTLFIGYPPPPWKIDGKGEDRLLVEKIEFPQVRGWNDQHPVMRGITGWHEMELAEALRFEKLPPKTPVLIEGDRELALLFALSRGSYTDLVMAFPLETLDGKWNTRWFLKPGFPLFFRNLLLFMGNVRDASSEETIKPGQVKLIRPGGGVAEIQVKSPKGEIVRLERGNRSDFNFGNTVEQGVYEITWKDQIRRFAVNLFDLNESNIEPRDAIRIGSEDIAAGEARKQPRELWRWALLIGFGFVLIEWFIYNKRIAL, encoded by the coding sequence ATGCTGCGACTGCTATTCCCGGTGGGACTGGTTATATCCCTTCTCGCGGCCATTCCCGCTTTGGTTTTACTGATTCTCGACGTGAGCGGACGCGAAGCGGAAACCAATGCCTGGCTCGAACAGAAAATTGGCGTCAGTCATCATTTTGCTTTATCGGATTGGGCCGCTTTTTTTCTAATTTCCCTTCCATTTTTGATTCTGATTTTCTATTTCCTGAAGCTGAAAAGAAATAGCTATCCAATTTCGAGTACGTTTCTTTGGAAAAAATCTGTTGAGGATCTGCATGTTAATCGCCTGTTGCAATGGCTGCGCCGAAATGTACTCCTGCTCCTGCAAATTTTGATCTCCCTTTTGCTGATTCTGGCCATTATGGGGCCGAGGCTTCACGGCATGGTCGGCGGAAACCGACACTACATCCTGATGGTCGATAATTCGGCCAGCATGAGTGCGACTGATATTCAACCGAATCGACTGGAGTGGGCGAAAAGAGAAGCTTTGAAGGAAATAGACGCTTCTACCGATGGTGATTTCGGGATGGTTATCGTTTTCAACGCCACCGCGGAGATTCGGCAGAGTTATACCTCAAATAGAACCCTCCTTCGAGCAGCGGTTGAGGCCATTCAGCCCACCCAGTGCCCAACGAAATTAGAGGAAGCCCTCAGTCTGGCCGAGAGTCTCGCAAATCCCGCCCGATCCACCGAAAATGAAGCAGTGCGGCCCGATAATCCAGAAAAAGGAAAGGAGCGGACGTACGCCGTTGTTGAGGGCATCGACACCCAGGTTCACCTTTTTTCAGATGGGCGTTTCGCCGATATCACCGATTTCTCGCTTGCTAATCTTCAGATGCAGTTGCATGTGCCTGAACATTCCCCGATTGGATCGGGGGATAATATCGGTATCACGCGTTTCGATGTGCTTCGCTCCGAACTCGATCCCACCAAGATACAGGTCTTCCTGCGAGTCAACAATTTTCGCAATAAAGCGGCCAATGTATCGGTATCTGTGGATGTGCTCGCGGAAGGCAAAAGATTGATGAATTCCCGTCAGCGTACGATCAATCTTCCCCCCCGGAAGTTAATTCCTCCTGAAGAAGAGGGGAAACAGGCAAAAGATATTCCCGGAGAGTCCACGTTAGAGTTGGAGTTTTCGAACATCGCCGAGAATGCCGATATCGTACTTCATGCGAAGTTGAACGACTGCAAAGATAGTTTTCCACTCGATGACGAGGCTTGGCTGGTCCTCGGAGTGGTTCGGAAGGCGAAAATATTGATCGCAGGACCCGGTAATCAGGTACTGCAATACTTCTTTGAGAGTAACGCTGTCAAAAAGCTGGCGGATGTCACATTTATCACACCCGCCCAGCTAAAGGATTCCGCCTCTTATCTCGATCCCGCCCTCAGTGGCGTCTACGATCTGGTCATTTTTGATCGATGTGCTCCTTCGACTGAAAACGAGATGCCCCGAGCGCACACTCTGTTCATCGGCTATCCGCCGCCGCCCTGGAAAATCGATGGCAAAGGGGAGGATCGCCTGCTGGTGGAAAAAATCGAATTTCCTCAGGTGCGCGGTTGGAACGACCAGCATCCGGTGATGCGGGGCATTACCGGTTGGCATGAAATGGAATTGGCTGAGGCGTTGAGATTCGAAAAACTCCCTCCTAAAACGCCTGTTTTGATAGAGGGGGATCGCGAACTGGCTCTACTCTTCGCATTGTCTCGGGGATCTTACACCGATCTGGTTATGGCTTTTCCCCTGGAAACGCTCGATGGCAAGTGGAATACCCGTTGGTTTTTAAAGCCGGGATTTCCTCTGTTTTTCAGGAATCTCCTCTTGTTTATGGGTAACGTCCGGGATGCCAGCAGCGAAGAGACTATTAAGCCCGGTCAGGTGAAACTGATTCGACCAGGTGGTGGTGTTGCAGAAATTCAGGTGAAATCGCCTAAGGGAGAAATTGTTCGACTCGAGCGGGGCAATCGCAGTGATTTCAACTTCGGCAACACAGTAGAGCAGGGGGTTTACGAAATCACCTGGAAAGACCAGATTCGTCGCTTTGCAGTGAATCTTTTCGATCTGAACGAGAGCAATATCGAACCCCGGGATGCCATCCGAATTGGATCCGAGGACATCGCAGCTGGAGAAGCGCGCAAGCAACCCCGCGAACTTTGGCGCTGGGCGTTGCTGATAGGATTCGGCTTCGTGCTGATCGAATGGTTCATCTACAACAAGCGAATTGCTCTTTAG
- a CDS encoding MFS transporter, with protein sequence MQSSKSIKFSRGEWLILLILAGIQFANIIDFVLMIPLAPTIKVRFDILSGEFSQLVAAYGVSAAIAAILSASIIDRFDRKAVLVTLLLGFSLSTAACGLSDTYSRMLASRIAAGAFGGVLGSCVMTIIGDLFADARRGTAMGIIMSGFAAASVIGIPTGLKLSEEFGMGAPFLTLAVLVLLLTCLVMVKFPSLRGHIIPGKIDPFIQFGHVICNKYYLLAFLFSATVVGGGFLVIPFLADYMVNNVKRPPEQVKYVYLIAGCCTLFTTNIIGRLSDKIGKKQVFYVVAVCAAIMSLILTHLPEVGMFTIFLVTTCFMIFTSGRMVPAQALITGVAKPHERGAFMSLNSAVQHMTMGLASVVSGQFITDGPTKELIGYGTVGFMSAGVAMLSIGLVRILRSAVTPHPVKQTVPPEVVEVTV encoded by the coding sequence ATGCAGTCTTCAAAGTCGATTAAATTTAGCCGCGGCGAGTGGCTAATTCTCTTAATATTGGCCGGAATTCAGTTTGCGAACATCATCGACTTCGTGTTGATGATTCCTCTCGCTCCCACGATCAAAGTCCGGTTTGACATTCTCTCCGGGGAATTTAGCCAACTGGTAGCCGCGTACGGAGTATCGGCTGCGATCGCGGCGATACTTTCGGCCTCGATCATCGACCGATTTGATCGAAAAGCTGTTCTAGTAACACTTTTGCTCGGCTTCAGTCTAAGCACCGCCGCGTGCGGATTATCCGATACCTATAGCCGAATGCTGGCCTCACGAATTGCCGCTGGGGCTTTCGGCGGAGTACTTGGTTCATGTGTCATGACAATCATCGGGGACTTATTTGCCGATGCCAGGCGTGGTACCGCAATGGGGATTATTATGTCGGGATTTGCCGCAGCTTCGGTAATTGGCATCCCGACTGGACTCAAACTATCGGAAGAATTTGGGATGGGGGCGCCTTTCCTCACCCTGGCTGTCCTGGTGCTACTCTTGACTTGCCTGGTTATGGTCAAGTTTCCTAGTCTGCGCGGCCATATCATTCCCGGTAAAATTGATCCGTTCATTCAGTTCGGTCATGTGATCTGCAACAAATACTACCTTCTAGCGTTTCTGTTTAGCGCTACCGTGGTGGGGGGCGGATTTTTGGTGATTCCTTTCCTCGCAGATTACATGGTGAACAACGTCAAACGGCCGCCAGAACAGGTGAAGTACGTCTATCTGATCGCGGGATGCTGCACCCTGTTTACTACGAATATCATTGGCCGGCTCTCCGACAAAATCGGTAAGAAGCAAGTCTTCTATGTCGTAGCAGTTTGTGCGGCCATCATGAGCCTGATTCTGACTCATCTTCCCGAAGTCGGCATGTTCACCATCTTCCTGGTGACCACTTGTTTCATGATCTTCACTTCGGGTCGAATGGTGCCAGCCCAGGCGCTGATTACCGGAGTAGCTAAACCGCACGAACGGGGGGCCTTCATGAGCTTGAATTCCGCCGTGCAGCATATGACAATGGGTCTGGCCTCGGTAGTTTCCGGACAATTCATAACGGATGGCCCAACGAAAGAACTGATTGGCTACGGCACCGTGGGATTTATGTCTGCTGGTGTGGCCATGCTGAGTATCGGCCTCGTTCGGATTTTGCGTAGTGCCGTAACGCCTCATCCTGTAAAACAAACGGTGCCCCCCGAAGTTGTTGAGGTTACGGTATGA